A single genomic interval of Psychroserpens sp. NJDZ02 harbors:
- a CDS encoding RNA polymerase sigma factor, translating into MKNNKNTSFEAIYKQHHPMVLQMCLGFVKGDQAIANDLSQDIFISIWSNLDTFRGASTYKTWIYRITVNTCLQYVKKDSKEKRVPKMELENQTAITDTEHTPNHEVSDLYKAIGQLKKIDRLIIMMVLDKQDYDSISEVIGINAINVRVKIHRIKKRLQTIIKNNTNE; encoded by the coding sequence ATGAAAAATAATAAAAACACCTCGTTTGAAGCCATTTATAAGCAACATCATCCTATGGTTTTGCAAATGTGCTTAGGGTTTGTAAAAGGTGACCAGGCTATTGCTAACGATTTGTCGCAAGATATATTTATTAGTATTTGGAGCAATTTAGACACCTTTAGAGGCGCTTCCACATACAAAACTTGGATTTACAGAATAACCGTAAACACCTGTCTGCAATATGTAAAAAAAGACAGCAAGGAAAAGCGTGTCCCTAAAATGGAGCTAGAAAATCAAACCGCTATTACAGATACAGAGCATACCCCAAACCATGAGGTCTCTGATTTATATAAAGCCATTGGACAACTAAAAAAAATAGACCGTTTAATTATCATGATGGTTTTAGATAAACAGGATTATGACAGTATATCAGAAGTTATTGGTATTAATGCCATAAACGTCAGAGTTAAAATCCACAGGATAAAAAAACGTCTTCAAACAATTATAAAAAACAATACAAATGAGTAG
- a CDS encoding carboxypeptidase-like regulatory domain-containing protein encodes MIKNIAIILLSFVSTILIAQTKSNLSDLSPLENAKIVLLGEQTHFDGAVFDKKVDLIKYLHEKLGFNILIFESGLYDNYKALQLYQSKKENINIYNQSIFSMWTETSAFKDLLDYAEQNPEIKILGFDNQETSLFKEYFIPDLKNLLNKNAMDLSDKIYTQIEKTLVYRDLDNYINNQKDSLELYKVFNTIENQLSKIKNENFDTKIIKQTFKSVVSDFDFTLKLAQKEKVYIQNARDKQMAENLVFLQQQFPNEKIIAWGASYHFSNELNKFEFTKTTENYITELHKLSKKLTSHSHSTLEEDISNIQELKDAIPMGKLLKKHYGEKLYSIGFTSFNGVYYGADKVEFPILEPPKKSLESILFSQNTIPKLIDKSNYPKGTFYSSTLGYLPIYANWNTIFDGIYYIPKMYPPKYRDYNETSQTTSITQESNLSGIVIDSESNLPIPYVDVYYSSNNKSSIANSNGQFTISKNNKSDDFLLFSSFGYKSDSIQVSITKTTEQLKIKLQKTENLVGLDEIVLKSTKVLTAKEILKRAKKKIEDNYVQTPFNQNFFYKVQQYRKDSLIFNEEAIIKTYFKKGNSGTNNPENNIFGTVSELRNTTENFNKKKESGIGNLWKMIIRDIILSKTNVLYRSSSYDLKKENSIDYNGRKVYRISFINNSPGSYSTGYGYPSPLASSGVIYIDKQNFAVLYYEHCIARQEYTSKRSNYKFQRFHKIVQSYKEINGKYFINLFKVIDKTNYYSISDSTFLNSYYTINNLMSTDVEIQNVKTIERPIRDLKQKIKLDLQTEFWKNNVFYIEDNLYKFDICE; translated from the coding sequence ATGATAAAGAATATTGCAATTATATTACTAAGTTTTGTGTCTACTATTTTAATTGCACAGACAAAATCGAATTTATCAGATTTATCCCCATTAGAAAATGCAAAAATTGTGTTGCTTGGTGAACAAACTCACTTTGATGGAGCCGTTTTTGACAAAAAAGTTGACCTTATAAAATATCTACACGAAAAGCTTGGATTTAACATCCTAATTTTTGAGAGTGGACTCTATGACAATTACAAAGCACTACAACTATATCAATCTAAAAAAGAAAATATAAATATCTATAACCAGAGTATCTTTTCTATGTGGACTGAAACATCGGCTTTTAAAGATCTTTTAGACTATGCAGAACAAAATCCTGAAATTAAAATTTTAGGCTTCGATAATCAAGAAACTTCTCTTTTTAAGGAATATTTTATTCCAGATTTAAAAAATCTATTGAATAAAAACGCAATGGATTTATCAGATAAAATTTATACTCAAATAGAAAAAACTTTAGTTTACCGAGATTTAGATAATTATATCAACAATCAAAAAGACTCTTTAGAATTGTACAAAGTCTTTAATACAATAGAAAATCAACTGTCTAAAATTAAAAACGAAAACTTTGACACTAAAATAATTAAGCAGACATTCAAAAGTGTAGTTTCAGATTTTGATTTTACACTCAAATTAGCACAAAAAGAAAAAGTTTACATCCAAAATGCAAGAGATAAACAAATGGCAGAAAATTTAGTTTTTTTGCAACAACAGTTTCCAAATGAAAAAATTATTGCTTGGGGAGCGAGTTATCATTTTTCTAACGAACTTAATAAATTTGAGTTCACTAAAACTACAGAGAACTATATTACGGAACTTCATAAACTTTCAAAAAAACTGACTTCACATAGTCATTCAACTCTGGAAGAAGATATTAGCAATATTCAAGAGTTAAAAGATGCTATACCAATGGGTAAGTTATTAAAAAAACACTACGGAGAAAAATTATACAGTATAGGTTTTACATCATTTAATGGTGTCTATTATGGTGCAGACAAAGTTGAATTTCCAATTTTAGAACCACCAAAAAAAAGTTTAGAATCTATTCTGTTTAGTCAAAACACAATCCCAAAACTTATAGATAAAAGTAATTATCCTAAAGGAACTTTTTATTCTTCAACTTTAGGTTATCTGCCTATATATGCAAATTGGAATACTATTTTTGATGGAATTTATTACATACCTAAAATGTATCCACCAAAGTATAGAGATTATAACGAAACCTCTCAAACAACTTCTATAACACAAGAATCAAATTTAAGTGGAATTGTAATAGATAGCGAATCTAACCTACCAATTCCATACGTAGATGTTTATTATTCTTCAAACAATAAAAGTTCAATCGCAAATAGTAATGGTCAATTTACTATATCAAAAAATAATAAATCAGATGATTTTCTTTTGTTTTCAAGTTTTGGTTATAAATCTGATTCTATTCAAGTAAGTATTACAAAGACCACTGAACAACTAAAAATAAAACTTCAAAAAACAGAAAACCTAGTTGGTTTAGATGAAATAGTTTTAAAAAGCACAAAAGTACTCACAGCAAAAGAAATACTAAAAAGAGCAAAGAAAAAAATAGAAGACAATTATGTTCAAACACCTTTTAATCAAAATTTCTTTTATAAAGTCCAGCAGTACAGAAAAGACTCGTTAATTTTTAATGAAGAGGCAATAATAAAAACTTACTTCAAAAAAGGGAATAGCGGAACGAATAATCCAGAAAATAACATTTTTGGAACTGTTTCAGAATTAAGGAACACCACTGAAAATTTCAACAAAAAAAAAGAAAGTGGAATTGGAAATTTATGGAAAATGATAATTAGAGATATTATTTTGAGTAAGACCAATGTTTTATATCGTTCTTCTAGTTATGACTTAAAGAAAGAAAATTCTATTGATTATAATGGTAGAAAAGTTTATAGAATTAGCTTTATCAATAATTCGCCTGGTTCTTATTCTACAGGATATGGTTATCCATCGCCTTTAGCTTCAAGCGGTGTAATTTATATCGACAAACAAAATTTTGCTGTTCTCTATTACGAGCATTGTATAGCACGACAAGAATATACGTCAAAGCGTTCTAATTACAAATTTCAAAGGTTTCATAAAATCGTTCAGTCTTATAAAGAAATTAATGGTAAATATTTTATCAACTTATTTAAGGTTATTGATAAAACCAATTATTATTCTATATCTGACAGTACTTTTTTAAATAGCTACTATACAATAAACAACTTGATGTCAACCGATGTAGAAATTCAAAATGTAAAGACAATTGAAAGACCAATAAGAGATTTAAAACAAAAAATTAAATTAGATTTACAAACAGAGTTTTGGAAAAACAATGTTTTCTATATTGAGGATAATTTATACAAATTTGACATTTGCGAATAA
- a CDS encoding DUF5684 domain-containing protein, whose protein sequence is MNSKNISKYIVISILLIALFYKVLPYYYRFIHDSLQLHFPLVILEIILLLYLIFLIVKSKYLLNTIFKKIIKYSFLFTLSTAIIGGYWLFACQKGIFRVQTSAFFIHTLINSILFVFWSIILISKIKNTKHSFNDLFISLLSLLIISDIFMFSYNCIDTYLKSINYANPGSISMPGFLSFSISQFSMSNINLRVILTYIIESPLILSLFIIFYYSSYMLFAKYKKKGVYSLVPIKKDLIFLEISKKPAWWIIFLLIPFIRLVPKYFINVTLAKHYSKKSSFAFGMTLIPWLFYGKLILNDNNIANIVSKK, encoded by the coding sequence ATGAATTCTAAAAATATTTCAAAGTATATTGTCATCAGCATTCTATTAATAGCATTATTTTATAAAGTACTTCCCTATTATTATCGTTTTATTCATGACTCACTTCAATTACACTTTCCTTTAGTCATTTTGGAAATTATATTACTACTGTATTTGATTTTCCTTATAGTTAAGTCTAAATATTTATTAAATACAATATTCAAAAAAATTATAAAATATAGTTTTTTATTCACGCTATCCACTGCAATAATTGGTGGATATTGGCTATTTGCTTGTCAAAAAGGAATTTTTAGAGTACAAACATCTGCATTTTTTATACACACTTTAATTAATAGCATTTTATTTGTGTTTTGGTCAATTATATTAATTTCAAAAATTAAAAACACAAAACACTCGTTTAATGATTTATTCATTAGTCTACTATCTTTACTAATTATAAGTGACATTTTTATGTTTAGCTACAATTGTATTGATACTTACTTAAAATCAATTAATTATGCAAATCCTGGAAGTATAAGCATGCCTGGTTTTCTGTCGTTTTCTATCTCGCAGTTTTCTATGTCGAATATTAATTTAAGAGTTATTCTAACATATATAATTGAATCGCCTCTAATATTATCACTGTTCATAATATTTTACTATAGTTCCTATATGCTATTCGCTAAATACAAAAAAAAGGGTGTTTATTCTTTAGTACCAATAAAAAAAGATTTGATATTTCTGGAAATTTCTAAAAAACCTGCTTGGTGGATTATTTTCTTATTAATTCCTTTTATTAGATTAGTTCCAAAATATTTTATAAACGTAACACTAGCTAAACATTATAGCAAAAAGAGTAGTTTTGCCTTTGGTATGACATTAATCCCTTGGTTATTTTATGGGAAATTGATCCTAAACGACAACAATATTGCTAACATTGTATCTAAAAAATAA
- a CDS encoding DUF2459 domain-containing protein has product MKIAKKIIKWFLYFFLIPTTYIIVSLLLSSITIERKESHSNVKKLIYLNTNGVHLDILIPIENINSFVLSDLKYNKNEKYLSFGWGDENFYINTPTWGDLTFSNAFKAMFLKSSTLMHVTRYKQKHSDWTAIKVTPSELDKLNTYLLNTFETTKNGKKIIIKNKAYSSTDNFYKSKGSYSCFNTCNSWVNNAFKESDLKSCFWTPFDFGLINKYN; this is encoded by the coding sequence ATGAAAATAGCAAAGAAAATAATTAAATGGTTTTTATATTTTTTTCTTATTCCTACAACATATATAATTGTTTCTTTACTCTTATCTTCAATAACAATTGAGCGGAAAGAGAGTCATAGTAATGTTAAAAAACTGATATATCTAAATACAAATGGTGTGCATTTAGATATTTTAATTCCTATAGAAAACATCAATAGTTTTGTCTTATCTGATCTAAAATATAATAAAAACGAAAAGTATTTATCTTTTGGTTGGGGCGATGAAAACTTTTATATCAACACTCCTACTTGGGGCGACTTAACCTTTAGCAATGCTTTTAAAGCTATGTTTTTAAAAAGTTCGACATTAATGCATGTCACACGCTACAAACAGAAGCATTCCGATTGGACTGCAATAAAAGTAACGCCATCAGAATTAGATAAACTGAACACTTATTTATTAAATACATTTGAGACCACTAAAAACGGAAAAAAAATAATTATTAAAAACAAAGCGTATTCTTCTACTGATAATTTTTATAAATCAAAAGGAAGTTATTCCTGTTTTAACACGTGTAACAGTTGGGTAAATAATGCATTTAAAGAAAGTGATTTAAAATCGTGCTTTTGGACACCCTTCGATTTTGGATTAATTAATAAATATAACTAA
- a CDS encoding helix-turn-helix transcriptional regulator: protein MEEKPRLSRLTAILTQLQSKQLLTAREIAKKHNVSIRTIYRDIKTLENSGIPIITEEGKGFSLIHGFNLPPVMFTEKEANALITAEQLILKNKDDSFAREYQNAISKIKAILQHSQKEKIEFLAEKIHFRTNAEHQKTSNHLMSIQSAISDFNLIDIDYHSLQDKNTKRTIEPFALYSTQDNWLLIAVCRLRNDFRAFRLDHITTLTVLEQHFEPQKITLQEYFEICKKKCTSTPDIPLS, encoded by the coding sequence ATGGAAGAAAAACCAAGACTTTCCAGATTAACCGCTATTTTAACCCAATTGCAATCAAAACAACTATTAACGGCTCGTGAAATTGCAAAAAAACATAATGTAAGTATAAGAACAATATACCGAGACATTAAAACACTTGAAAATTCAGGTATTCCAATTATTACTGAGGAAGGAAAAGGTTTTTCTTTAATCCATGGTTTTAATCTTCCTCCAGTCATGTTTACGGAAAAAGAAGCAAATGCGTTGATTACTGCAGAACAACTGATACTAAAAAACAAAGACGACTCTTTTGCTAGAGAATACCAAAATGCAATCTCAAAAATAAAAGCCATTTTACAACACTCGCAAAAAGAGAAAATCGAATTTTTAGCTGAAAAAATACACTTCAGAACTAATGCAGAACATCAAAAAACCAGTAATCATTTAATGAGCATCCAATCTGCTATTTCTGATTTTAACCTTATCGACATTGACTATCATTCTTTACAAGATAAAAACACCAAGCGTACTATTGAGCCTTTTGCTTTATATAGCACACAGGACAATTGGCTTTTAATTGCGGTCTGTCGCTTACGGAATGACTTTAGAGCATTTAGATTAGATCATATTACTACATTGACTGTTCTCGAGCAACATTTTGAACCTCAAAAAATAACGCTTCAAGAGTACTTTGAAATTTGTAAAAAAAAATGCACATCAACCCCTGACATACCGTTGTCATAA
- a CDS encoding GyrI-like domain-containing protein, whose amino-acid sequence MNTVTVKAFKVIGISVRTTNQNEQAAQDISALWQKFMLEGILDKIPNKIDTTVYSIYTDYESDYTQPYTTILGCKVKHLNEIPNGMVGKTINEAKYNKFTTKGDLAKGLIIKQWKAIWTMDLDREYTADFEVFGEKAQNPQDAEIDILIAVKS is encoded by the coding sequence ATGAACACAGTAACAGTTAAAGCATTTAAAGTAATCGGTATTTCGGTAAGAACAACCAATCAAAACGAGCAAGCAGCACAAGATATTAGCGCATTATGGCAAAAATTTATGTTAGAGGGAATTCTTGATAAAATTCCTAATAAAATAGATACGACTGTGTATTCCATCTACACAGATTACGAAAGCGACTATACACAACCGTATACTACCATTTTGGGTTGTAAAGTCAAGCACTTAAATGAAATACCAAATGGGATGGTTGGTAAAACTATTAATGAAGCAAAATATAATAAGTTTACAACTAAAGGCGATTTAGCAAAAGGATTAATTATTAAACAATGGAAAGCAATATGGACTATGGATTTAGACCGCGAATATACGGCAGATTTTGAAGTCTTTGGAGAGAAAGCACAAAACCCACAAGATGCAGAAATTGATATTTTAATTGCTGTTAAATCATAG
- a CDS encoding DUF1801 domain-containing protein, with protein sequence MSTDIDSYYLEKDEPDKSCLLTLRECMLRQDKNISETLKWGMPCFIYKNKIFCYLSTDKKTKEPYLLMVEGKHLNHPELEKGQRSRMKILRINPNIDLPIAFINALLNEALDLYRLGIIKTK encoded by the coding sequence ATGAGTACAGACATTGATAGCTATTATTTAGAAAAGGACGAACCAGATAAAAGTTGCTTACTGACTTTAAGAGAGTGCATGCTTAGACAAGATAAAAACATTTCGGAAACACTAAAATGGGGAATGCCTTGTTTTATTTACAAAAATAAAATATTCTGTTATCTATCGACTGATAAAAAAACGAAGGAACCTTATCTTTTAATGGTTGAAGGAAAACACTTAAACCATCCAGAATTAGAAAAAGGGCAACGCTCTAGAATGAAAATTTTGAGAATAAACCCTAATATCGATTTACCCATTGCTTTTATTAATGCGCTATTAAATGAAGCACTAGACTTATATAGACTTGGAATTATAAAAACTAAATAA